One segment of Alistipes finegoldii DSM 17242 DNA contains the following:
- a CDS encoding helix-turn-helix domain-containing protein, with protein sequence MVRIPRNEELVRYIAYRLRELRLARGLSQEKVLFETGVRVEHIEMGRNNITISTLHALCTLYGTTLHEFFTPSVEPETTDAPEPTDNPEISDDHEQETHPQ encoded by the coding sequence ATGGTAAGAATTCCCAGAAACGAAGAACTTGTCCGTTACATAGCCTACCGGCTGCGGGAACTGCGTTTGGCGCGGGGCCTGTCGCAGGAAAAGGTGTTGTTTGAAACAGGCGTCCGTGTCGAGCATATCGAAATGGGGCGCAACAACATTACCATCTCGACACTCCATGCCCTCTGCACCTTATACGGCACGACCCTACATGAATTTTTCACGCCTTCCGTTGAGCCGGAAACAACCGACGCACCTGAACCGACCGACAATCCGGAAATAAGCGACGACCATGAGCAAGAAACACATCCGCAATAA
- a CDS encoding helix-turn-helix domain-containing protein has product MSKKHIRNNEVINRIGAGFRELRKAAGKGQKEVIKETGINVGNIEAGLFNPMLDTIDRLCRYYGTTLGEFFRELEM; this is encoded by the coding sequence ATGAGCAAGAAACACATCCGCAATAACGAGGTGATCAATAGGATCGGGGCCGGGTTCCGCGAACTGCGCAAAGCCGCGGGCAAGGGCCAAAAAGAGGTGATAAAGGAGACCGGCATCAATGTCGGCAACATCGAAGCCGGCCTGTTCAATCCGATGCTCGACACCATCGATCGTCTGTGCCGCTACTACGGCACGACGCTGGGCGAGTTTTTCCGGGAGTTGGAAATGTAA